The DNA window GCGTCTATGGCGATGAAGAGCTGCTGCTGCCGGAGAAGAGGGACGAGCCGCTAATCCCATTGAGCAGTCCGGTTGATCTGCAGGTTGCCAGGCTTGAGGGTAAGTTTGCCCGCGAGACATTTGCCGGAAAAATATTGGCATTGAATGCGTCAGCCTTTGATCTGCAGGTGGAGCAGAATTGTCCGCCGCTGAGTAGTCTGAAGTTGATTCTTCCCGATACATCCGAGCTCTATGTCAAAGTGATTCGCCATATTTCCGATGATCCTTTGCATGTTCATACCTGGGTCACCTATAGACCCCCTGAGGCCGAAGCCTTTATGAGCCAATTGCTGGCAGAGAACAGCCTGTCATGAGCCTGCTGCTGCATATCTCCGATGCGCATCTCTATGATGATCCGGCCGGTGAACTCAAAGGTGTGCGCCCGATTGAGAGTTATGCTGAAGTGCTGGAGGCGGCACACCGCCATTACCCTGATCCCGATGTCGTGGTTCTTGGTGGTGACATGGCGCAGGATGAGGCTGCAGCAACCTACGCCAAGGTGGCGGCGATGTTGCCGTGGTGTGCGCCGGTGATGATCTCGCCGGGCAACCATGCCAATCTTGGTGCCCTTAGAGGCTCCCTGATTCCGGCACTCAAATCCTGTTCATCCTACAGTGATCATCTTGATCTTGGCCTCTGGCAGGTGATTACGCTTAATTCACACCGAACAGGCACGATTTCAGGTTTCCTTGCCGTTGATGAGTTGGAACGTCTGAGAACCATTCTTGAAGTCACATCTGAAAAATACACATTGATCGCGCTGCATCACCATGCCTATGCTATAGGCAGTCGCTGGCTGGATGATATCAGCCTTGAAAATAGTGAAGTGCTCTGGGATCTGATTGCCGACTATCCGCAGGTGAAGGTGCTGCTTTGCGGCCATATTCATCAGGCCTTTGACACCTTCCACGAGGGTGTGCGCGTGCTTGGTTCACCCTCCACATGCATCCAGTTCCGCCCCAGAAGTGACAATTTCGGCATGGATGACAAATCCCCCGGTTACCGCTGGATCAAGTTGCTGGAC is part of the Mariprofundus sp. NF genome and encodes:
- a CDS encoding metallophosphoesterase, with the translated sequence MSLLLHISDAHLYDDPAGELKGVRPIESYAEVLEAAHRHYPDPDVVVLGGDMAQDEAAATYAKVAAMLPWCAPVMISPGNHANLGALRGSLIPALKSCSSYSDHLDLGLWQVITLNSHRTGTISGFLAVDELERLRTILEVTSEKYTLIALHHHAYAIGSRWLDDISLENSEVLWDLIADYPQVKVLLCGHIHQAFDTFHEGVRVLGSPSTCIQFRPRSDNFGMDDKSPGYRWIKLLDSGQIQTAVERITGFIPPDLNNNDPY